The following coding sequences are from one Pusillimonas sp. DMV24BSW_D window:
- a CDS encoding flavin-dependent oxidoreductase has protein sequence MKVIIAGAGIGGLTLALMLHQRGIECELYESVPELKPLGVGINLLPHAANEMDQLGLLDTLAGNAVQTSALHYYNKFGQSIWQEPRGMAAGYPVPQLSIHRGRLQMLLARAVEERLGAGCIRTGMTFTELTQDDQGVTATFIERQTGEHHNVRGDILVGADGIHSAVRKFFYPANDEFQFSGRILWRAVSYTQPFLDGRTMFMAGYQDEKFVAYPILDPNTPEGLCAVNWIAELTVGEQPSSTDWNRKVDQSVFRGPFQSWKWDWIDIPALIDQATAVYEFPLVDKNPLPRWSFQQTTLMGDAAHPLYPIGSNGSAQAILDARCLADHLRNAKDRPGARLEHVLKEYEADRLPPTTGIILRNRLNGPEQVMQMAHERAPNGFNHIHDVVSYEELEAVSLRYKRLAGFDPKALKRS, from the coding sequence TTGAAAGTTATTATTGCTGGAGCAGGAATTGGAGGTTTAACGCTGGCACTGATGCTGCACCAACGCGGTATTGAATGTGAACTTTATGAAAGCGTGCCGGAGCTCAAACCATTAGGGGTCGGTATTAATCTTCTACCCCATGCAGCCAATGAAATGGACCAGCTCGGGCTACTGGACACCTTGGCCGGTAACGCGGTGCAAACCTCCGCCCTGCACTACTACAACAAGTTCGGACAAAGCATCTGGCAGGAGCCCCGCGGCATGGCGGCGGGTTATCCGGTGCCACAACTTTCCATTCATCGCGGTCGGCTGCAAATGCTGCTTGCCCGAGCTGTTGAAGAGCGCTTGGGTGCCGGATGCATCCGAACCGGCATGACATTTACAGAACTCACTCAAGACGACCAGGGTGTCACCGCGACCTTTATTGAGCGCCAAACGGGTGAGCATCACAATGTGCGCGGCGACATCCTGGTTGGCGCCGACGGCATCCATTCGGCCGTACGTAAATTTTTCTACCCAGCGAACGACGAATTTCAGTTTTCCGGGCGTATTCTATGGCGCGCGGTCAGTTACACCCAACCCTTCCTGGATGGGCGCACCATGTTTATGGCCGGCTACCAGGATGAGAAATTCGTCGCGTACCCCATTCTCGATCCGAATACCCCCGAAGGGCTGTGTGCCGTTAACTGGATTGCAGAACTGACGGTTGGTGAACAGCCGTCCAGCACCGACTGGAACCGTAAAGTAGACCAGAGCGTTTTCCGTGGCCCCTTCCAAAGTTGGAAATGGGACTGGATCGACATTCCAGCCCTCATTGATCAGGCTACGGCAGTGTATGAATTTCCGTTGGTAGACAAGAACCCGCTGCCGCGCTGGTCATTCCAACAAACCACGCTCATGGGCGACGCCGCGCATCCTTTGTACCCTATTGGCTCAAACGGTTCTGCGCAAGCCATTCTAGACGCCCGTTGCCTGGCTGATCATTTACGCAATGCAAAAGATCGGCCGGGCGCCAGGCTCGAGCACGTTCTGAAGGAATACGAAGCCGACCGCTTGCCACCCACCACGGGCATTATCCTGCGAAATCGTCTGAATGGGCCGGAACAAGTGATGCAAATGGCGCATGAGCGCGCCCCGAACGGCTTCAATCACATTCATGATGTGGTCAGCTACGAAGAGCTTGAAGCGGTGTCGCTGCGTTACAAACGTTTGGCCGGGTTCGACCCCAAAGCACTGAAACGAAGTTAA
- a CDS encoding TatD family hydrolase, with protein MLIDTHCHLDAIEFLQDRSEVIQRARHAGVGRMVIPAVEAGNFDEVRQLAHAVPEAVYALGIHPLFVPQAAQADLNRLEAALAANIHDPKLVAVGEIGLDFFVPELRVPAMVDKQIRFYEAQLDLAVKFNLPVILHVRRSQDALLKGLRRRPFIGGTAHAFNGSFQQAQQFIGLGFALGIGGAMTFERALRIRRLATQLPLENLVLETDAPDIPPAWLGTKAGVTKDSAAKGAAQQLRNEPAQLYPIAQTLAGLRDMPLEDIAAETTRAAYRVLPRLAALC; from the coding sequence ATGTTAATTGATACCCATTGCCATCTCGATGCGATTGAGTTCCTGCAAGATCGCTCAGAAGTCATTCAGCGCGCCCGGCATGCTGGTGTGGGCCGCATGGTAATTCCGGCGGTTGAGGCGGGAAATTTTGACGAGGTACGCCAGTTAGCCCACGCTGTGCCCGAGGCGGTTTATGCGCTGGGTATTCATCCTTTATTTGTGCCTCAAGCGGCACAAGCGGATTTGAACCGGCTTGAGGCTGCGTTGGCGGCCAACATTCACGACCCCAAGCTGGTTGCTGTGGGTGAAATCGGTCTGGATTTTTTTGTACCCGAACTTCGCGTTCCGGCAATGGTTGATAAACAAATACGCTTTTATGAAGCACAGCTTGATCTTGCCGTGAAGTTTAATTTGCCGGTTATTTTGCATGTGCGCCGCTCGCAAGACGCCTTACTGAAAGGTTTGCGTCGGCGCCCGTTTATTGGCGGCACAGCGCATGCATTCAATGGCAGCTTCCAGCAGGCCCAGCAGTTTATCGGCCTCGGTTTTGCGTTGGGAATCGGCGGCGCCATGACTTTTGAACGCGCCTTGCGTATTCGCCGGTTGGCAACGCAACTGCCGCTGGAAAACCTGGTGCTGGAAACTGATGCTCCCGATATTCCCCCTGCGTGGCTGGGAACAAAGGCCGGCGTAACAAAAGACTCTGCTGCAAAGGGGGCGGCTCAACAATTACGCAACGAGCCCGCGCAGTTATACCCAATTGCGCAAACATTGGCCGGCCTGCGTGACATGCCGTTGGAAGATATTGCCGCTGAAACGACACGCGCGGCGTACCGGGTGTTACCCCGGCTTGCCGCTTTGTGCTAG
- the dusA gene encoding tRNA dihydrouridine(20/20a) synthase DusA translates to MQASAQENPFSPTHFRAGSEGWRVCVAPMIDVTDRHCRYFHRLLAPHVRLYTEMITTGAIEHGNRSRLLDFNAIEHPVALQLGGSEPAALGAAAQVGQEWGYDEINLNCGCPSERVQKGAFGACLMAEAELVADCVKAMQDAVTVPVTVKHRLGLDYDESYGMVRDFVGTLHQTGCRVFIVHARNAVLKGLSPKDNREIPPLRYNVAELLRNDFPDAVFVLNGGIAEVDQAVALLHRFDGVMLGRAAWHDPAVLSTLSRRLWPQSPVSEEAQVLQSMVDYAAEQVRQGVPLRMVVRPMLGWLSGRPGARRWRQMLSDPAHLNEQDPLLITRAYEHVAGHRSVSA, encoded by the coding sequence GTGCAGGCTTCAGCCCAAGAAAACCCGTTTAGCCCAACCCATTTTCGCGCAGGTAGCGAAGGTTGGCGTGTTTGTGTCGCTCCCATGATCGACGTGACAGATCGCCATTGCCGGTATTTTCATCGTTTACTGGCCCCGCATGTGCGCCTTTACACGGAAATGATTACAACGGGTGCAATTGAACATGGCAATCGATCGCGTTTGCTCGATTTTAATGCCATTGAACATCCGGTCGCCTTACAGCTTGGCGGCAGTGAGCCGGCGGCGTTGGGCGCTGCTGCACAAGTGGGCCAGGAGTGGGGATACGATGAAATCAATTTGAATTGCGGCTGCCCATCGGAGCGAGTGCAAAAAGGGGCGTTTGGCGCCTGTTTAATGGCCGAAGCAGAGCTGGTGGCCGATTGCGTTAAAGCAATGCAGGATGCCGTAACCGTTCCGGTTACCGTTAAACACCGTTTGGGGCTCGATTACGACGAGTCTTACGGTATGGTGCGCGATTTTGTGGGGACTTTGCACCAGACAGGATGCCGTGTGTTTATCGTGCATGCCCGCAATGCGGTCCTTAAGGGGTTGAGCCCGAAGGATAACCGTGAGATACCGCCTTTGCGTTACAACGTAGCTGAATTGTTGCGCAATGATTTTCCCGACGCTGTTTTTGTACTGAATGGGGGAATCGCCGAAGTTGATCAGGCGGTTGCGTTGTTGCATCGGTTTGACGGCGTGATGTTAGGCAGGGCTGCCTGGCATGACCCGGCCGTGCTGTCGACGCTCTCAAGACGTTTGTGGCCGCAAAGCCCGGTATCAGAAGAGGCGCAAGTGCTGCAAAGTATGGTTGATTATGCCGCTGAACAGGTCCGGCAAGGCGTTCCTTTGCGTATGGTGGTGCGCCCTATGCTGGGTTGGTTATCCGGCCGCCCGGGGGCCAGGCGCTGGCGTCAAATGCTGTCGGACCCTGCGCATTTGAATGAGCAGGATCCCCTGTTAATTACCCGCGCCTATGAACATGTGGCCGGCCATCGTTCCGTTAGTGCTTAG
- a CDS encoding DNA internalization-related competence protein ComEC/Rec2 — protein MRGRLVAVAMLCGAGLVQLLPSLPGLTVQAIFFGALSVLTALFCVLLRRKPAWSRACATVLLMLWAFGSTFTYVVLRAESRLHDRLALSNENLVSRVELRVAGLPRIKARSRQFEAEVLSSRPSGVPSRIMVNWGAKGYAGPYADEQGEVAHFPEIIPGQVWKMALILKTPHGARNPHGFDYEAYVFADGIRAVGRVRGNPRYLRDEGWAGLAVSAQRARYYVRKAMLPFVEDKRYGAVLLALTIGDQASVSANDWIIFNRSGITHLVSISGSHITMIAAVGGLAVFWLWRRLRWRGVGLSEYIPARMAAAVVALTIAWLYCLLAGWGVPARRTFLMLSVIGAAQFLRVPLSASRLLSAVAVIVVLLDPWALLASGFWLSFGAVAILLASAAWWGRLLSKERGSRYQTVCSAAMSITCLQMAITVGLMPALALIFHEVSIVSPLVNAYAIPIISFIVTPLALLLGLFALLQVLVPAFVGFCFGISWFAHTAFSVMMQPTVWLAELPWASFTVAAAPISLTVLALLGIVLAIAPYGFPLRSMGWLLMLPALTWQPLRPAAGEWTLYALDVGQGSALVVQTAEHVLLFDSGLRHSAQSDQGMRTIVPFLRALGERKLDIMIVSHADIDHAGGVRSVLENTKVEQSFSSFPLGRYLSIEAGRLRQPFLQKNAPLAQSPCRYGTRWTMDGVTFSFLWPLKHNVSAQAGSKVRNAASCVLRIQGAYHAALLPGDIGKAEEVALADRGMQRVDVMVAPHHGSAKSSTPAFVSASGARHVLVQVGLMNRYGHPASQTVARWQRQGAKVWRSDRDGAVSVRSRQSGLVVQSERQLQRRYWQHTMPNVTPQ, from the coding sequence TTGCGGGGTCGGCTAGTTGCGGTTGCCATGCTGTGTGGGGCTGGTCTTGTCCAGTTGTTGCCGTCGTTACCGGGATTAACGGTGCAGGCAATTTTTTTTGGTGCACTGAGTGTGCTGACGGCTTTGTTTTGTGTATTGCTGCGTCGCAAACCTGCGTGGTCGCGCGCGTGTGCAACGGTATTGCTGATGCTGTGGGCATTTGGCTCCACCTTTACGTATGTTGTGTTGCGTGCAGAATCCCGTTTGCACGATCGTTTGGCTCTGTCGAACGAGAACCTGGTGTCTCGTGTTGAACTGCGTGTTGCCGGCTTGCCGCGTATCAAGGCACGAAGCCGTCAGTTTGAGGCTGAAGTATTATCGTCCCGGCCTTCCGGTGTTCCGTCGCGCATTATGGTGAATTGGGGCGCAAAAGGTTACGCCGGACCCTATGCCGACGAGCAAGGCGAGGTTGCTCACTTCCCGGAAATCATTCCGGGACAGGTTTGGAAAATGGCGTTGATATTGAAGACGCCTCATGGCGCACGTAACCCGCATGGTTTTGATTATGAAGCCTATGTGTTTGCCGACGGCATACGCGCCGTAGGGCGTGTGCGGGGTAACCCCCGATATTTAAGGGATGAAGGTTGGGCGGGGCTTGCAGTTTCGGCGCAGCGTGCGCGTTATTACGTGCGCAAGGCGATGCTGCCTTTTGTGGAAGATAAACGTTACGGTGCGGTACTGCTGGCGCTCACCATTGGTGATCAGGCCAGCGTAAGCGCAAATGATTGGATCATTTTTAATCGTAGCGGCATTACCCACTTGGTTAGCATTAGTGGCAGCCATATCACGATGATTGCCGCCGTTGGGGGGTTGGCGGTGTTTTGGCTTTGGCGTCGATTGCGTTGGCGCGGGGTCGGTTTGTCAGAATATATCCCGGCACGTATGGCGGCGGCGGTGGTGGCGTTGACGATTGCCTGGCTGTACTGTTTGTTGGCTGGTTGGGGGGTTCCCGCGCGACGAACTTTTCTTATGCTGTCGGTTATTGGTGCCGCCCAATTTTTGCGCGTTCCTTTATCTGCGTCTCGCTTGCTAAGTGCGGTAGCCGTTATTGTGGTGTTGCTCGACCCATGGGCGTTGCTGGCCAGTGGGTTCTGGTTGTCGTTCGGGGCGGTTGCGATTTTATTGGCCAGCGCCGCCTGGTGGGGTCGACTTCTGAGCAAGGAGCGCGGTTCGCGTTATCAAACTGTATGCAGCGCGGCAATGTCAATAACGTGTCTGCAAATGGCCATCACGGTAGGCTTGATGCCGGCGCTTGCGCTTATTTTCCACGAGGTGTCGATTGTCTCGCCATTGGTGAATGCTTACGCTATTCCGATTATTAGTTTTATTGTGACACCCCTAGCACTTCTACTGGGTTTGTTTGCCTTGCTGCAAGTGCTGGTTCCGGCTTTTGTCGGTTTTTGTTTCGGTATTTCATGGTTTGCCCATACCGCCTTTAGCGTAATGATGCAGCCAACTGTTTGGTTGGCTGAGTTGCCGTGGGCGAGTTTCACCGTTGCAGCTGCGCCGATATCGCTTACCGTGCTTGCTTTGCTTGGCATTGTGCTGGCAATCGCACCTTACGGGTTTCCGTTAAGATCAATGGGCTGGCTTTTGATGTTGCCGGCGCTGACCTGGCAACCGCTCCGCCCGGCAGCGGGCGAGTGGACACTGTACGCGTTGGATGTCGGTCAAGGCAGCGCCCTCGTGGTGCAAACGGCGGAGCACGTCTTATTGTTTGATAGCGGGTTGCGGCATAGTGCCCAGTCGGACCAGGGAATGCGAACAATTGTGCCTTTTTTGCGTGCGTTAGGTGAGCGCAAACTCGATATCATGATCGTATCGCATGCGGATATTGATCACGCAGGGGGTGTACGCTCGGTATTGGAGAACACCAAAGTGGAGCAGTCGTTTTCGTCGTTTCCTTTGGGTCGTTATCTATCCATTGAAGCGGGCCGCTTAAGGCAGCCTTTTTTGCAAAAGAATGCACCGTTGGCGCAGTCACCCTGCCGCTACGGCACGAGGTGGACAATGGATGGCGTGACATTTTCATTTCTATGGCCGTTGAAACACAACGTATCGGCGCAGGCGGGTTCAAAAGTGCGCAATGCCGCTTCGTGCGTATTGCGTATTCAGGGTGCTTATCACGCAGCTCTATTGCCCGGCGATATCGGCAAGGCAGAGGAGGTCGCGTTGGCTGATCGTGGCATGCAGCGCGTTGACGTCATGGTCGCACCTCATCATGGCTCGGCGAAGTCGTCAACACCTGCGTTTGTGTCAGCCAGTGGTGCCCGCCATGTTTTGGTTCAGGTTGGGCTAATGAACCGCTACGGCCATCCTGCGTCACAAACCGTGGCCCGCTGGCAGCGTCAAGGAGCTAAGGTATGGCGCTCGGATCGCGATGGCGCCGTTAGTGTGCGGTCACGTCAAAGCGGTTTGGTGGTGCAGTCGGAGCGTCAATTACAACGTCGTTACTGGCAACACACAATGCCTAATGTGACCCCACAATAA
- a CDS encoding CBS domain-containing protein, whose protein sequence is MLKVSEILRVKGHTLYTATPETPIKQALETMAEQDIGSLVIMEHGELVGMVTFREIIRHLHGNHGATGDFTIRSIMDDAPVSVTPNTSAEEVQRLMLDKHARYMPVMDGPVLLGVISFYDMAQAIVAAQRFENNMLKAYIRDWPTELDEESNNTRPPKH, encoded by the coding sequence ATGCTTAAAGTTAGTGAAATACTGCGGGTTAAAGGCCACACGCTTTACACCGCTACGCCGGAAACACCCATTAAACAAGCGCTTGAAACCATGGCCGAACAAGATATTGGGTCGCTGGTTATTATGGAACACGGCGAACTGGTTGGCATGGTGACCTTCCGCGAAATTATTCGCCACTTACATGGCAACCATGGCGCCACAGGCGACTTCACGATCCGCAGCATTATGGACGACGCGCCCGTTAGCGTCACACCCAACACCAGCGCCGAAGAAGTGCAACGGCTCATGCTCGACAAACATGCACGCTACATGCCTGTAATGGATGGCCCTGTTTTGCTGGGCGTCATTTCGTTCTACGACATGGCGCAGGCCATTGTGGCCGCGCAGCGTTTCGAAAACAACATGCTGAAGGCCTACATTCGAGACTGGCCAACCGAACTGGACGAAGAAAGCAACAACACCAGGCCGCCTAAGCACTAA
- a CDS encoding PHP domain-containing protein → MNLLEVNADLHCHSSRSDGVLDPRELALRAARQGVQIWSLTDHDELSGLTAAGAAANEQRLQFIPGVEVSVTWMNRTIHIVGLNIDPANTQLVNGLEEVRRRRADRARAMGDKLEKHGFPGCYEGALSYAGNALLLSRTHFARFMLDQGYCKRLQQVFDSYLGEGKPGFVGVQWASLQQALGWIHAAGGVAVVAHPGRYRFSSTQFSELFDAFRDLGGQAIEVVTGSHYPEQYLEYAKIARRYGFLASRGSDFHSPEESRIDLGQLPQLPSGLEPVWSAWL, encoded by the coding sequence ATGAATCTTTTGGAAGTCAACGCCGATTTGCATTGCCACTCCAGCCGGTCCGACGGAGTGTTGGATCCGCGCGAATTGGCGCTGCGCGCTGCACGACAAGGGGTACAAATCTGGTCGCTGACGGATCACGATGAACTATCTGGTTTAACCGCGGCAGGAGCCGCCGCCAATGAGCAGAGACTGCAGTTTATCCCCGGCGTGGAAGTTTCGGTCACCTGGATGAATCGTACGATTCATATTGTCGGGTTGAATATTGATCCGGCGAATACCCAATTGGTGAACGGTTTGGAAGAGGTGCGGCGGCGGCGGGCGGATCGCGCACGGGCAATGGGCGATAAGCTTGAAAAGCATGGTTTTCCCGGCTGCTACGAGGGGGCTTTGAGCTATGCCGGCAATGCGTTGCTGCTAAGTCGTACACATTTCGCCCGTTTCATGTTGGACCAGGGTTATTGCAAGCGGCTACAACAAGTATTCGATTCATATCTGGGTGAGGGAAAGCCTGGCTTTGTGGGGGTGCAGTGGGCATCGCTGCAACAAGCTTTGGGCTGGATTCATGCGGCAGGCGGTGTAGCAGTGGTAGCGCATCCGGGCCGTTATCGGTTTTCCTCTACCCAATTCAGCGAGTTGTTTGATGCTTTCCGCGACTTGGGTGGCCAGGCTATTGAAGTGGTAACGGGTAGCCATTATCCCGAACAATATCTTGAGTATGCCAAAATTGCCCGACGCTATGGCTTTCTTGCATCGCGCGGCTCCGACTTTCACAGCCCTGAAGAAAGTCGAATTGATCTTGGCCAACTACCTCAGTTGCCGTCGGGGCTTGAGCCGGTTTGGTCGGCCTGGTTATAA
- a CDS encoding BPSS1780 family membrane protein, protein MQAAILPITAGWQWIIDGFNLFRRQPLAMFFWSLMTGLLITLTYLIPLFGQIFLIAAMPSLTYITLNACRQIEAGRPMLPGMWLTPLKDAQARAGLIRLGLAYLACCLAAGFIATLPFLDQIMAALNNESFDETALLSAIQGPFLTFGLLYILISALFWHAPALIGWHRLKMSQALFFSMVACWRNKFPFMLYGATWIGLFFVAQTLGDVLAASGLSATITQLIMTPINLVIAAILYCSFYPTYMSIFGRSAYNQADQTGSSPDGN, encoded by the coding sequence ATGCAAGCGGCCATACTTCCGATCACTGCCGGATGGCAATGGATTATCGACGGTTTCAATCTTTTCCGGCGCCAACCATTAGCCATGTTTTTCTGGAGCCTGATGACAGGTCTGCTCATTACGCTTACCTATCTCATACCCTTATTTGGCCAGATTTTCCTGATCGCGGCCATGCCATCCTTAACCTACATCACACTGAACGCATGTCGCCAAATTGAGGCAGGTCGCCCCATGCTGCCAGGTATGTGGCTCACGCCTTTAAAAGACGCGCAGGCGCGTGCGGGGCTCATCCGGTTGGGGTTGGCTTACCTCGCCTGCTGCCTGGCGGCCGGATTTATTGCCACCTTGCCCTTTCTCGATCAGATCATGGCCGCATTGAATAACGAGTCTTTCGATGAAACGGCACTGCTGTCCGCCATTCAAGGCCCATTTCTAACGTTCGGCTTGCTCTATATTCTTATTTCAGCGCTATTCTGGCATGCGCCAGCGCTAATTGGCTGGCATCGGCTGAAAATGTCGCAAGCATTGTTTTTCTCCATGGTTGCATGCTGGAGAAACAAGTTTCCTTTCATGTTGTACGGCGCCACCTGGATCGGGCTGTTTTTCGTTGCCCAAACACTGGGAGATGTATTGGCTGCCTCTGGGCTATCGGCCACGATAACTCAATTAATCATGACACCGATTAACCTGGTGATCGCCGCCATTCTGTATTGCAGCTTCTATCCTACTTACATGAGCATTTTTGGGCGCTCGGCTTATAACCAGGCCGACCAAACCGGCTCAAGCCCCGACGGCAACTGA
- a CDS encoding homoserine kinase, with the protein MAVFTPVSEADAETLLTQFNLGKLVSLRGITAGIENTNYFLSTTGGEYVLTVFEVLTFEQLPFYIELMHHLAERHIPVPEPQTSKQGRRLTTLHGKPCAIVTRLSGGYEPDPSERHCRLAGQTLAQTHLAGASFPMHQPNLRGLSWWQETIPKLLTFLTPVQNTLIQTVLKEQSEFAQTQLYQNLPYGPAHCDLFRDNVLFDGTYEQPRMGGLIDFYFAGCDTWLFDVAVSINDWCIHRNTGEFDIGKATAWLQAYAEIRPFTEAEQHAWPLVLQAAALRFWVSRLYDYFLPRPAQTLKPHDPRHFEIVLQARRNGNNPELPKVTT; encoded by the coding sequence ATGGCCGTATTTACCCCCGTATCCGAAGCCGATGCAGAAACATTATTAACCCAGTTCAACCTGGGTAAGCTGGTTTCTCTTCGAGGAATTACCGCCGGAATCGAAAACACCAATTACTTTCTAAGCACCACGGGCGGGGAATACGTTCTTACCGTATTTGAAGTACTGACCTTTGAACAGTTGCCGTTTTATATCGAACTGATGCATCATTTGGCCGAACGCCATATTCCCGTACCGGAGCCGCAAACCAGCAAACAAGGACGCCGTTTAACGACGCTGCACGGCAAGCCCTGCGCCATCGTAACGCGCCTGTCCGGAGGCTACGAGCCCGACCCCAGCGAGCGCCATTGCAGATTGGCCGGCCAAACATTGGCGCAAACACATTTAGCAGGTGCGTCATTTCCCATGCACCAACCCAATTTAAGGGGGCTATCGTGGTGGCAGGAAACCATTCCCAAACTGCTCACTTTTCTAACACCGGTACAAAACACCCTTATTCAAACCGTATTAAAAGAACAATCGGAATTTGCCCAAACCCAGCTTTATCAAAACCTTCCTTATGGTCCGGCACATTGCGACTTGTTTCGCGACAACGTCTTATTCGATGGTACGTATGAACAACCTCGAATGGGCGGCCTGATCGATTTTTACTTTGCCGGTTGCGACACATGGCTCTTTGATGTGGCGGTAAGCATTAATGACTGGTGCATACACCGTAATACCGGTGAGTTTGATATAGGAAAAGCGACGGCTTGGTTACAAGCCTATGCCGAGATTCGACCATTCACTGAGGCGGAACAACACGCCTGGCCACTCGTTCTCCAGGCGGCTGCATTGCGTTTCTGGGTGTCACGCCTGTACGATTATTTTCTGCCCCGACCTGCACAGACACTCAAGCCACATGACCCACGCCATTTCGAAATCGTGCTTCAGGCCCGGCGCAACGGCAATAACCCAGAACTACCTAAAGTAACAACGTAA